The sequence CAGGAGTCTCCATCTTTTGGTTTGATGTCCATATTGAGAACATTCCTGCCAAATAGATACTTAGCATCAATTAGTTGAAAACATAGAGAGTCTTTATCTTGTTCTAACCTCCAACCAATTTTAGTGATTATAGAGATGTTGAATAATTCCATATTCATGAAGCCTGATCCTCCTAGTTCTTTAGGTTTGCATACTGCAGTCCAGGCCTTTGGATAGTAACCTTTTGGATTTTCTAAGTTTTTTTCCCAGAGGAAGTCTCTTTAAAGCTTGTTAAGATCTTGGCAGGTTTGCTTTGGTAGCCTGAAACAGTTCATCTGATATATGCTAGAAGTAGATATGACATATTTGATGAGAACTTCTCTCCCAGCTGGATTTAGGGGAACATTTTTCCAGTTAGAGAGTTTTATCCTTAGTTTGTCAACACCTGGCTTGAAAGAATTTATTTTGCTTCTGTGAGTGAAAAGAGGAGAGCCTAAGTACTTGTCATCCAGCTGAAGCACTTGAACTCCCATAATATTGTTGATGTTAGGAATAAGATCAGGGTTGGTGTTTTTACTGAAGAAGACTCCAGACTTGTTGAAGTTGATTAGCTGACCTGAGGTTTGCCCAAATATGTTTAGAATGTCCATGATATTTTGGGCTTCAATCTTATTGGCTTTGCAGAGAAAATGGCTGATAGAAGGTGCATTTTTGCAGATTTTTATTCCAGTGATGAGACCCAATTCTTCTGCATGTATGAGGATTCTAGAAAGAGATTCCATGCAGAACAGAAAGAGATAGGGGATCACCTTGTCTCGGGCCCCTAGAAGGTTTGAAGAAGGCATCAGGAGAGCCATTTATAAGGACAGCAGAAGTGGTGGTAAAGATGCACTGTTGGATTTTATTGCACCATTGATCATTGAACTCAATCTTCTTCATGATGGTATTTAGAAAATTCCAGTCCACTCTGTCAAAAACTTTTGCCATATCTATTTTGATTCCCATACTCCCATTCAACTTTTGACACATTTGCAAACATGGGGACGTGAAACATCCCATAAAAATTGGAACAGTACACGAAGATTGGCATGCTAAATAATGTGTTACAAAGGATGAGAGTAGTATTCTATAATAAAACAATACCAACAAAGTACATGTTAAGAATAAAAAACGCTAAATAGACCCAGCATAGCTTAGTGGTAATGTTGGCGCGTTGTAGTTCTGAAGACCCGAGATCGACTCCCATCAGCCACAATAATTAatcttttcttcattttcattcGGTCTGTCCGTGTCTTCTTCTATTCTTTGTTTTCATTCTGTCTGTCTTTGTTTTTTCACAGTTCTTCCCTCTGTCTTCTTCTATTCTTTGTTTTTTCAGATACAAGTTGAAGACAGGATATCACATCACAGTGCCTCCAAAAATCAAGTCAGGATTATAACCTTGATCATTCACAGTAGCCGCCTCCTCTGCTTCCATCGTACCTTCACCCATTTCTTCCTCCTCAAACTTATCTTGGTTTTTATTCTGTGTCACTTCTTCCTGtgagaaaaacaataaaagaaaaaagaacatacAAGTACAATGAGATTAtgagttttttgtttgtttgttttcccTTCACAAtgaggaagaaagaaaagaaaaattcagGGCCTACATTTGTGTCATGAGTGACCTCCTCTTCCTCGCCCGTCAGGCCAACAGATTCGTCATCTCTGTTAGAATTTTGCTCAGCCTCAGCTTCAGCTGCAGCTTTTTTAGCCTTTCAATAACCAGTTCAAAACGGGAATGATCTGCAAGAGAAAAGTCCTCACATTTGAGTCTTCAAATCATTCAAATTAGGTGCTTTTTCTTTTGGTAAAGCTACAAACTAGGTGCTAAAGCATAACAATATTGCACATAAAAATACATTCAAATTTCAACTTACTCTTGGAACGATTTGTCAAAGCATCAGAAAGCCTTTGAGGATGCTGTTTTTCTTCCTTCttatatttcagtttcacttgATGTCGTGTTCGTCCAGGAAATAGTTGTTGTATCATTGCAAAATCTGTTCCAAACTGCCGAATTCCCTGTCATAATGCAAGAGTAATCAAACATGGTGATTTAATATTACTTGAAATTTTGGGGTTACATTCTACTATCATAACTTAATTCAATAGTGCTGCGAAGGAACAGCATCTCAGAGAATACAAGTAACTCTTACCTCATAGAACAGTTCAGTGTCTTGTTGGGACCAACTTTGTTTTGATGTCCTTTTCATgaaagtatggtagttgagtttAGGTTGAGCAGAAGGTGCTGCTTGCTCATCGTCCTGGTAGCCAAAGGATGAGTCATCACGCAATCCAAACGAGTCATCTCGCAATCCAAACGAGTCCTCTGGCAAGCCAAACGAGTCCTCTTCACCAAAAGAGGTATCTCGGGTATTTCTGGAAAAGGAAACACAAATCCAGTTCGAGTTATTCAACATCTGTATGCATACTTTGCCAATTTGCCAAACATAAGATAATGTTACATGTTTGCTATGAGATAACAAGTTTAGCATAGTTTAGTTTGTAACTTTCGTTACTAGTAGCATATTTTTGTTCTGAAATTCAAGTTTATCCTCTGATAAAGAATACTATTAGCATTGGTTAGATAACTAGCACTTGATGTTTACTCCTACTTGCTTAATGTAAAGGATTAATTCAAGGAAATCATCATCCAGGCACACAGACCAGTTGCTGCATATGCTATTGCATTTACTAGATACTGTTAGAGGGAGTCGGTTCAACAAGAGATATCGTTAGACAAAAAGTGGGCAACAAATACAGGAATGTGAGCCACATAACCCACCAATAGCATTTGTGCCTACTAAGACGTAACTTGTAAGCACAGCCCACAACTTTTTTTTATTGGCTACCTTCCTTAACAGAATATTTGGTTCCAACCAACCCACAACTTTTCTTTTTCCATTCTGTGCAATACAGTGGTACAAATAATTATCTAAacagttgatgaagttccttgtCGACACTAATAAGTTCTGTGTTATAGCTAAGCATCAGAATTTACTTCACagtcaaaataaaaaacaattctGACGTCACGCAATCTATTACAAACAAACTTTTCATGTCGCACCAAATTTACTAGATACCCATAagtgaaaaatgatgaaacctattgCAAAATCAAAGCGCATCCAGTAATATATATGTGGACCTGTTAATACCTTTGATTCGGTAAGGGGTTCTTCGCTGCATTTGGATCTTTACTCTGCAAACAAGTGAATAACAGACATCAGCTGAGTAAAATGGTGATGTTCGCAATAAAAACTAATTCCAAAAGATAATGCTTCTGCGATAATATATTATATGAAGTTATACATACCAACAACCGTTCCTTGGCTTCTGCAAGCAGGATTAGGTCCTTCAGGGTCAGCTTCCGAGGATCAATTTCATGATCCGGGGTTTCAAGCAAAATCTTGTCCACTTGAAACGCAAAAGTAAATTCAATTACAGATGAGTCACCCAATGTCACCAATAGAATGATATCAAACTCCAAAGCAAATCATAAAGTGCAAGAACCTCTTTagccaaaaacataaaaaatgaggTACCTTTTCTCCTATTTCTTCGAGTAGAATGAGAGAACTTCTTTTTGGGTAGTTCTTTGTCTGAGGAGTCTGGCACATCTGCTTTTTTACGCCTGCGACCTGTTTTTTCATTTCCAGACACTGGTTTCTTTGAGTTTTGGGGTGTCCTGTTCGAATTGGGCGCCTCTTCGCCTCTACAGTAGTCATCATTATTATCCAAATTACCCGAAGAATTTTGGGCTGGTTCAGAAAGCAAATGCTGATCCTCTCTAGTCTCCTCTGCTATCTCATCAGCAGCAACAGGAGGAGACACCTCATTTCTCAGCAGCCTTGAGGATTTACCAGTTCCATTTTTGTTGCTAGCAGCGGAAACAGATCTCTCATTCTGGATTTATAACAAAAACCATCAGTATTTGCAACACAATTTTATCTTTGTCTTTTCTTCATTGTATCCAGCCAAATGACCATGACAGCATTAAAGCTTTGGTTCAATGTAACTAGCATATTTTACACGTACAACTTGTATAGTATAATCATTAGTATAATCATCACAGGCCCAATTGATTTTGTTACCTCTTCTCCAGAGATCACATGACCAGCCTGTAAGTCCACATGTTCTTCCTGAGTGACAAGCTCTGGATAAGATCTTTCAGCAGAACTTTCCAACTCGTGTGTTAATTGTTCCGGGGATGCGTCCCCTGGCACAGAACTAGAAAACCCCATGGTTGAGGAATCAATAAAACTATCAGAAGGAAAGGTGGGAGTCAAATCCTCTTCCAAAGATTCATTTGCACAAGGAACTAAGAAAGGATTccctggaagaaaaaaaaaagatatacaaTTCATTACATTTGCACGGACCTTCAGCTGGGGATTGTGTATTCTTCCCGAAAACAATAACCCAAGTAGCTTCTTGATGCAACCATTCAAATTAAAAAAGGTGGGAATTGTGAACTAAACACCGACATATTGAGAGTTCGAAATTACCGGTAGCGGTATCCTGAGAATTTATTCCACCAAAAGCCTCCTCCTGAAAGCATACGTGGTCTTGTCAAGGTCAATCTTATATGTACATCGATCGAAGAAGCACATTTAcagttagcaaaaaaaaaaactcttttacCTCTCTCTCCAGCCTCATGTCACTGACCCATGATACTCCAAGGGCATCAGCAGCATCTCCATAGTTTAACACCTCCTGGGAAACTTCAACAATATCTGGGTTACTGTTTATCTCTGGAGCAATAGAAGCATTGGGGTTTGAGGCAACAGATGCAAGTCTTTCTGAGTCTGCTTCACTAGCAACGGGGCGTGATATAGGTAGCTTATTTGTAGTCTGGTTTTGCCACAGCTTTATATTCTATGCTCAATGTCACGCCTCACGCCTTGCCCCAAACAACATATGACAATATCTTGAAGTATACCTCTACTCCCGATCTTGTAAAACCAGCTTGCTTATCAGCATGAATGTCAGAAAAATTTGCCACTCCCACAAAAGAAGGATCTGGGGAGGCAACGTCCGCCCCCTGGTGCCAAACTGTGGAGAGACATTGGCTGATGCAAAAATTCTGTCACCATCAGACACTGAAATCTCTTGAATCAAAGCTCCTGTGTGATTTACAGAGTGCTGAATCACTGGTTGGGATGAAGAATCTATAAGTGTGGAATTACGTGGGATTTCATCTGGTGTATCAGCAGAAGAGTTAACGGATACAGTCTCTGCAAGGGGGACCAAATGAGCTACGGACTTCAAAATGTCAGCATGTCTATCGTCTACTGCAACTGGCTTGTCCTTGGAAGAATCAAATTGGCTAGGGGTTGGCAAGACAGTTCCTTTCACCTTACCCTTTGGTCTGGCCTTCGGTTGAAACTTAAACCCAGCTCGAGCTGCCAGAAAATAATAAGATTCCAAACTTATCAACACATTGCCAAAACAATAAACTAAGAAACTAAAACTAGTATACCTAAAACCTAATATATCATTACTTACCATTCACCACTACAGGCTCAGAAAGAAGATCATCAAGATCCATTCCCAAGAATAGTTCTCCCCTCCCAGCACCAACAAAATCTACTTTTCTGGATATTAATGATTTCTTGTAAAAGATATGATTCAGCCAAAGCTCATGAATGTTTAACAACCAATTGAACCTTACCTGTGAAAGAAGCAGAAACCTGCAAAAGTGTATTATGGTTACATAGGGCATAGAAAGAGAGTGCTTTAGGAATGTCTTATTATAACACTTACACTGCCAATATTTATTGaagttaattttggaaatgctAATAGGTAACCGGAAATGCAATATATTGATTGACAGTATCAAATACCCACTGAGGATTACCATCAATCCAAAAAAAACATGGAAGTATTGGGAAGATTACCTAGGAAAGATTGAAATTTCACGGAGAGAATGTTAATTCAAAAATTAAAAGATCTTAGGCAGTTCAATCGATAACTTACAAGGGCAACAGGTTAGAGAGGAGATTCTAACCTACAATTTGTTAATCATCAAAAGCCCCTTTTTCTCTGTGTTTGCTCAAGCAGAGTAGAGTGTGTtagtgtgaacacgtaaatcacgaagccatccacgtgttcacaaacaatattcgcatacatcctaattctagaattgtacatcgtatgcgtaacgggatgattatatcgattcatcgactcgaagtctccgggcttgtcattgtctagtcgaatattatcatgaataatgttcgtataaaggaataaatcgagaatcaagtataaatataaagcatatgaagtttaacgctgaatgtaaggtgctgaaatgtaaacgaGGCAGATTTATGTGGTTCGgtactaaggcctacatccacggggttcggtgtttcactatgtattgaatggttacaaagatagtcgaatgactttagaatatacataggtctgcggaagtagggggattacttactcttcctatttctctctcctatgttctcctctaattgctctcccaaaatggtctgcccctcctctcttagtggagaggggtatttatagggatagaACGTGCGTCCCatctctgaggtgccgttgtaatcttatcttcttgtgctttgtgcctatcacgcagaggtcttcggcatatgtcgcggcctgagcttgaatacgaagggttatcctcgcttcttccacgagctgatcgacacgtgtatatctcttgggtatttaatgcgggtagatggatgtctgctcgtgtcagacaagtgtctctttgtctggtcatatATGTGTCAGcctaacttcctctcggccgttgatctgggatcttcctcgggattgggtgtgttaatacccaaggggtattatctggtgctcctctgagccatcatacctctgtggtcctctgtccctgaccgtcagatctgctgaccgatggcatcttctgatgagatgtttgctatcatgttttgatgtctcgcttcgcatgccttccacgtgtctctttctgtacacgtggtggatgatgaaaggtgtacatacaatttgcccctcttcttctaacttgggcgtattttgtaattttgaagaagaatggtagtcctacacgtttcccactttgcattaacttctcccataactgctccttggtacgaggagcagttattgtcttctttagattcataaataggaaagagaatgtgaaaaaaacttttatccttttcttgtcagtgttcattctcttcttgttttcttattcttgttctttagtcatttactatcaccgttcttgtgaggaatataacattcaattttctgtttctttcttctgcttctttcgtttttgattgttgctgcccctatatcttttgatatctccgatcctcctttcttcgactgcggttggtgcttgtcgtcctcttctatacaggtatggggtttttcattggttgttcatcattgatttatctatgtatctattcgtttgtctcctgctgctgtgttcttggttttgcgatgaagatcatacatgtcgaagcatccagccttgcccctgttctttgttacggcgtctgtgagtctgtatctgagtattatccctggagtcggatggagtattttttagtttcttagggtttttcatgtttatctggatgaaccatcaattatgggttttttgatctttagtgatctcctcgtattcttctctaaactgtttttgtgtttccttgtagatatgtttgatcgtcatagggtttcatcttcctccggtgcgaagaTTATGCCTTCTAAGaaaggggatatgccgaagggtccttctgggtctaggtatgctgttaaccgcgccccttctcgtcctcgtgaagattctaggagtacgcaggctcctcctcgtgatgactctaggagtacgcgggctcctcctcctcgtactgaaatagtggacggcccgccccttcgttcaatggctcatccttcagtgcctccgcagaaatcttttccgcctcctcccgcggtttctttcaaagggaagtactccaagggtactatgtcgagagatgatccgtctacaaatcttccttctaaaaggaaagcttcggaattgggtcctacttctgattccgcagacgaagaagaaactgtccccgtgatacgcagcatttcagttggtaagaagaaggtcactttcaagcatattgatcttgagatgttcaaggaaaaacatgaccTCCAAGCTTTTGAGTTTCGCTTCTAtgctcctgacgatgatatcacctacgagctccttgctaattatcagtttgacgagtttcatctgttgactacggttggagccttcgaggcgggtcttatgttgcccttgtataagtcgggtgactccttttattatgacgtgttggatagtcgcgaaggctcttccacgaacactcataatcgttctgtgtcacaactatctgggaattatcttcgttcactgaaggaatgttatctgcggagcaagggagagactatgatgacctgctatgttccaaatcctgctgagagagagtggtacactcctcagaactttaatagttcttttggggattatgtcaacagcagaaaccgtaagccgtggagtgttagtcttcgtaatattgctgctccccgtggtgaaattcgtcttttgagtgaggtgagtgatgccaagctgaagtatgttcctggtactgagggatctgctaaacggaaactctttcctgctcgtgaaaggattaagcgtgaccatgattatgaatggcatgctactgttattgaggtagttggtccttgggcttacggatggattcctggtccacgtggttggcgtccttctgaaaatagcaagcctcgtgaaactcctcctgctcgttatggagatttctgtccttggcgtcctaatttcgcgggcatgaattttccttctgctcttgatgtcgttgatggagatgaggaggagggttctggtgttatccatccatcaaagagtgctgctgctgccaaggtatagtttcttcttatattctctatcttttttcccccttttccttgcttgaaataattttcatttttgaagtgagggaaaaaatgagcctttgtgggatgtatactggtttgtaggtgtcgaagaagaagaaacttggacccaaacaatcttctactgcggttatcggtgaggctgagggttatgaggaggttacgagtcccgtaaaccaagggtatggtgaggatgaagaaatatccaacggagaagagcgtaccgacacttattaccctgatgacgaaggtggtaattgtgaagaagaagttgtcgcgggtcGTGATAGTGAGgctgaagttgccgcgggtggtgatcttgaagaagaagttgccgcgggtggtgatggtgaggctgagggtaatattaccgtcgGTGGTACTGGTGGGAGTGGATCTGCCTCTGTTGGCGATGACaatgttggtgtgggtactttgcccgtaatttccccagaattctctttcggtaggatatatattccgcgggggaatccttcgatgtgactgctgtcatgggtcttgccgaggacttctcattgctttccccacatgatgattgggatgtgcttggggaccttggaaaataaggtaccactgatcagcaagctgagaacgcaggtggtcatgctgagggtggtaatgccgagacttgcgcgggtgaggagataaccgccaaggggaagtctgcggttgagtctccttccgaggatttccctttatcactaatgcctgaaggtgaagatgccattttggctcggctaaagaagaagaacctgatgttcgtccctaaccctgcccccgtggtcactggtgagaagaattccgacgcttatacttgtcgaatgatgcaactgtcttctgaagcccgcgttgctgagatgtgggagaagaatcttagaGCTTCGCAAGATaatttagtggttgaccctccctcctatgttgctgatatgatggccatagctgataggtaccagtacggttttccccagcagcgtgttttagaggtaaatccttgtactctttttatgatatccgcgcattgtgttcttcgtgatatctgatccctttggtataataatgtttgttgtttgtgacgtagatgatgaggaacgaacattgtaaccatgttttataccaattctttaaagcaaagtctttaaagttggaggccaagcttcgtcataggaaagaggaactgtctgcggctgaagcggaaataaatgaactgagggcccgtctgaaggaaaaagaatagctgggtaacgctgaggagaatcttcgttcagaactcgctatagtccgcaacgaattggagcagactcgtagaagtgtctcgtccttcacaggtttgtattttacggattttcactccttgtgattccttatctgtattttggtgttctgtctgagtctccccaccctatcttcagcgggtggagtccccgagttgatatggcttcggaaagaaagggaacgacagaaatcccatattgcagagttggtgggtaagttgaagagcgaagccgtaaagtggaatgctcgtgctgatgagcacaatgccttaacagctgagtggcgtgaaaagcgaacaatgatggttgatatgaaaaataagtacaatcatgaccattgtttttttaatggtacgctgctatggacgcgtgacaacctgcgtgatgctcgagaacatgcttcagacttagaggctagagtgcgctttttagaaggagagttacaacaggctcgttctttcttaggccccggggttagggatagtatgatgcgtctttccgaggaaagagataatgctagggccgaggttggtgttcttagtaaatccctagcagcgtctcgagcggatgttgctcgccaagtggagtctgaaagagatcttgagatgaatgtgcatcgacttcataaaaggatgggggaggtgaatgatgaagtcaaccagcttcgtcacttggattcgatgaagcaggtagatttagacgccagtcaattttctcttacgaaccttcaaacggattataagaaactatccaccgaatatgactttcttgatgaggctcgggacgcagttgtcaatgagtatgaggaggcttcggctaatgtcgaaggtataacctcgttttatcgagtgtgattctgttatttcttcgttttaaccccttggtatttttgttttcagcactcgagggacagcttcacgcagcaaatgatgagcttaaaaagactcaatctgccttagtgcagcaggaaggacaaaccaactatttcaaagggttggccgcgtctcgtgaggaagcagcggagattgcctccaaagaggcggaacgcctatctgtattgctgtctcaagcccaccagcggaccgctgttatcacttataaggctcgatgtcagttggctgagaccaacaaagtcctggataagattgaacttggccttaaagtcgaacatggtcttgtcaagaattatccgcccgtccccttcccgcgcctttgcctggttcttctgggccctcttcaggtggtagcgtaccttcatctcgcagagaccccgttgatggagctgtatcgtccaagtagatttcttttattagtcatagaaagttgatcctcgttgattatataatttcggatcattttttgatgtgtttcctgttttatcttatttgctgaatcttgtaatcaactctttatgaaatggatcatccttttggcgtacctgcgttatcaattcatctttttattttaaagtattgtgaagtgttaaactagaaataactgttttgtaaaaagttgagagtgtttgagtgcgacaccgaaggtaaataccttcgtgatcgtcttgagacctgtcaccccgctggcgaatcctgggccagaggattcccaaacggtgggggccgaggcagcgttctaggatatggaatgcttatttgaaaatatttacatgcacccattccgtcgacccgctgccttaaaattggttgggtatctctttctgctgggtgccttccccctggtcttacactcatagacactgataggggagccctgagagattgtagattaactactttccccaatattgttaattataatgtaatgtacatgcgttcatccagcgggccttttgaccatttcgtttacttgaagatttcccaaaaagtttgtttgattgataggttgaggcctgctactcctcgtccagagatagaaacatgtaaagcggttacgctgccttcttcttctggtattctcacgcagatgcaaagctgctgctcctatgggtagtacggtttgagccatttagcattccaagggtgccggaggacctcgcctttcagattgcgaagatagtaggaaccgtttcccgcaatgtcgtgtattataaaaggtcctccccatgtaggtgctaactttccccatttcttctctcgttgatactgcgggattgttcttagcacatactgccctctacaaaatttcgaagcttacctttttgttgtactcctcgctagtctccgttgataattttccatcttctgcaatgctgcttccctccttccttccaggtcgtccagtctctctaacatcatgtctgttgtgagatttttctcccatgcttcggtctttgtggttggcatgaggatctctgttgggatgactgcttcagctccataagtgaggagaaatggggactccccagtggcagatcttcgtgttgtcctgtatgcccataatacattgtgtagctgttcacaccatcgccccttgtgttcgtctaattgctttttgagtataagggcgagggtcttgttggtagcttccgcttgtccgttgctttgagggtatatgggggtggacttgtttttccttattttgaaagtgtcgaagagcatgtctatgtttttcccctgtaattgtttaccattatcggacacgatttccgctggtatgccgaacctgcaaataatgttttggaatatgaaagtaaacacgtccacgtctgatcctggccaaggctttggattccacccatttactgaagtattccgtggctactatcaaaaatcgtcttttacctgatccttcgatgaaaggcccaacgatatctatgccccattttgcgaatggccacagactatccacagaattca comes from Papaver somniferum cultivar HN1 chromosome 7, ASM357369v1, whole genome shotgun sequence and encodes:
- the LOC113298828 gene encoding transcription factor TFIIIB component B'' homolog translates to MRLEREEEAFGGINSQDTATGNPFLVPCANESLEEDLTPTFPSDSFIDSSTMGFSSSVPGDASPEQLTHELESSAERSYPELVTQEEHVDLQAGHVISGEENERSVSAASNKNGTGKSSRLLRNEVSPPVAADEIAEETREDQHLLSEPAQNSSGNLDNNDDYCRGEEAPNSNRTPQNSKKPVSGNEKTGRRRKKADVPDSSDKELPKKKFSHSTRRNRRKVDKILLETPDHEIDPRKLTLKDLILLAEAKERLLSKDPNAAKNPLPNQRNTRDTSFGEEDSFGLPEDSFGLRDDSFGLRDDSSFGYQDDEQAAPSAQPKLNYHTFMKRTSKQSWSQQDTELFYEGIRQFGTDFAMIQQLFPGRTRHQVKLKYKKEEKQHPQRLSDALTNRSKNHSRFELVIERLKKLQLKLRLSKILTEMTNLLA